A section of the Oreochromis aureus strain Israel breed Guangdong linkage group 22, ZZ_aureus, whole genome shotgun sequence genome encodes:
- the LOC116312018 gene encoding polyhomeotic-like protein 1 isoform X5, protein MQNSKISAAAAAASSVLHREEEEDGRKEQQHRAQRRQEARRIVASLGVALQRAAGAGGAGRTRSGDAAMETDGEQNQQGASTNGSAPSGTSSRPSPMNSMSLYERQAVQALQALQRQPNAAQYFQQLMLQQQINNAAQLQNLAAVQQATLAASRQSSPSSSSSSQTTSTTAVNVTSGSGSTTSSRPMGASATSTISQSVLLSGTAGGQGQMYLRVNRSLRTPIPSQLIFMPGSTATTAVATVAQQPQAQQQQQEVPPTSSASSQSDNNQVQNLAMRGVSGPKGVGVKTEAPERSDSAAYSLVQPSHQSTPQSPTKPSQPQPQPPHIKIPTYPQPTNLKAHPVSSSGASSSSSSSIPLSQLLLHGTRTLTTGTTAPTAAHTLVLTSNATSQPHGYPVGTATIKPAVNAQTLVVQPLQKTSLGAEKSGHGNGPIPIQPKTLQGLRLPLQLPSRNPPPILPAPPPASSSAQPPHTPHIPVQIVGARQSAIGNAQALALARGSCSQDGAAVLSSSSSLLTMVASIASREGGVVGRGVGLKTLQSPQEAPPLAQVSQVHPQANQSSGQSQNGQLASSPASSQPSTVSSPPPSLSRSSLSLHLVTEEQRAASAGVTTNGDSSGGQTPQSKQTTGSLKRKSDSNSANDEHGPSPPRLQPVRDHASAVPANPVDAGSAAAPPPPPPPPPASSPSPVLLVSRGTCGQGERAPPPQAVVKPQVLTHLIEGFVIQEGAEPFPVCGPVKDSAGEDLTNDSPDTNPSETVTTATVLKCEYCKNFAPASQFRGTKRFCSMSCAKRYNVSFRQHFSVRQGHGQRQAQDHSPDRDQSRGHLSNSDDEGGIARRRVPRRTSSEIASAKIAGRPVPAKCRSESSHSDEESSVEEDEDDPMSLSPASSASCHQPPPPLPAESSPPPTCLPASPSQWSVEEVSQFISSLQGCEDLASQFLSQEIDGQALLLLKEEHLMSTMNIKLGPALKICAHINSLRD, encoded by the exons ATGCAGAACAGTAAaatcagtgctgctgctgctgccgcttcGAGCGTCctgcacagagaagaagaagaagacgggCGAAAAGAGCAGCAGCACCGGGCACAACGCAGACAAGAAGCCCGGCGGATCGTTGCATCGCTCGGTGTCGCTCTGCAGCGGGCAGCCGGTGCAGGAGGAGCCGGACGAACCCGGAGCGGTGACG CAGCCATGGAGACAGACGGAGAGCAGAACCAGCAGGGGGCCTCGACCAATGGAAGCGCTCCGTCTGGGACGAGCTCCCGCCCCTCTCCCATGAATTCCATGTCTCTGTATGAAAGGCAGGCAGTCCAG GCCCTGCAGGCGTTACAGAGGCAGCCCAATGCCGCTCAGTACTTCCAGCAGCTgatgctgcagcagcagatcaACAACGCAGCACAGCTGCAGAACCTGGCAGCTGTGCAACAG gctaCTCTGGCTGCCAGTCGTCAGTCAAGCCCCTCCAGCAGTAGCTCCTCTCAGACTACCAGCACAACCGCA GTCAATGTAACATCTGGATCAGGATCTACAACCAGCAGCCGTCCGATGGGTGCCTCAGCAACATCCACAATCAGCCAATCAGTGCTGCTGAGTGGGACTGCCGGAGGGCAGGGCCAGATGTACCTGAGA GTGAACCGCTCCCTTAGGACACCTATCCCCTCCCAGCTCATTTTCATGCCCGGCAGCACTGCAACTACTGCTGTGGCAACTGTTGCCCAGCAGCCACAGgctcagcaacagcagcaggaagTGCCTCCGACTTCCTCTGCCAGCAGCCAATCTGATAACAACCAG GTACAGAATCTAGCCATGAGAGGTGTGTCGGGTCCTAAAGGTGTGGGTGTTAAGACTGAAGCCCCAGAGAGAAGTGACTCAG ctgCCTACTCACTGGTCCAGCCCTCTCACCAGTCTACCCCTCAGTCCCCCACCAAACCAAGCCAGCCTCAGCCCCAGCCACCCCACATCAAAATCCCTACCTACCCCCAGCCTACTAATCTCAAAGCTCACCCCGTCTCTTCTTCTGgtgcctcttcttcctcctcatcttccaTCCCTCTCTCCCAGCTCTTACTCCACGGTACTCGAACCCTCACCACAGGAACCACAGCTCCCACAGCAGCACATACTCTGGTCCTGACATCCAACGCCACATCTCAGCCCCACGGGTACCCGGTGGGCACGGCAACCATCAAACCAGCGGTCAACGCTCAGACTCTGGTGGTGCAGCCTCTGCAGAAAACCTCACTCGGTGCTGAGAAATCAGGCCACGGAAACGGACCCATCCCCATCCAACCTAAAACTTTACAGGGGCTCCGCCTGCCCCTCCAGCTTCCTTCAAGGAACCCCCCTCCCATCCTGCCCGCCCCGCCACCTGCCAGCAGCTCCGCCCAGCCTCCCCACACGCCTCACATCCCAGTGCAGATAGTGGGGGCCAGGCAGAGCGCAATTGGAAACGCCCAGGCTCTCGCTCTGGCCCGTGGCAGCTGCAGCCAAGATGGCGCTGCCGTCCTCAGCAGCTCCTCTAGTCTGCTCACCATGGTGGCATCCATCGCTTCCAGGGAGGGTGGAGTCGTCGGCCGAGGGGTGGGGCTGAAGACGCTTCAGTCACCCCAGGAGGCTCCTCCCTTGGCTCAGGTGTCTCAGGTGCATCCGCAAGCCAATCAGAGCTCTGGACAGAGTCAGAACGGACAGCTGGCCTCAAGCCCCGCCTCCTCCCAGCCCTCCACCGTTTCATCTCCTCCCCCCTCACTGTCTcgctcctccctctctctccaccTGGTGACCGAAGAGCAGAGAGCAGCGTCAGCTGGTGTAACCACCAATGGAGACTCATCAGGAGGTCAGACGCCACAG AGTAAACAGACGACTGGCTctctgaaaagaaaatcagactCTAATTCAGCCAACGACGAACATGGCCCCTCGCCTCCACGGCTCCAGCCAGTCAGAGATCATGCCTCGGCCGTCCCAGCCAATCCCGTCGATGCAG gctctgctgctgctcctcctcctcctccaccacctcctcctgcctcctctCCTTCTCCAGTGCTGCTGGTGTCCCGTGGGACTTGTGGTCAGGGTGAGAGAGCTCCGCCACCTCAAGCTGTGGTTAAACCGCAGGTTCTTACACACCTCATAGAGGGCTTTGTGATCCAGGAAGGGGCGGAGCCTTTCCCT GTCTGCGGTCCAGTCAAGGACTCGGCTGGTGAAGATTTGACTAACGACAGTCCAGACACTAACCCGTCGGAGACTGTTACCACAGCAACAG TGCTGAAGTGTGAGTACTGTAAAAACTTTGCTCCTGCCAGCCAGTTCCGAGGCACCAAAAGGTTCTGCTCCATGTCTTGTGCCAAGAG GTACAACGTCAGCTTCAGGCAGCACTTCAGCGTGCGGCAGGGTCACGGCCAGCGTCAAGCTCAAGATCACTCTCCAGATCGGGATCAGAGCCGCGGACACCTCTCCAACTCGGACGATGAGGGAGGAATCGCCAGGAGGAGGGTTCCCCGTAGGACCAGCTCAGAAATAGCCAGTGCCAAGATAGCAGGGAGGCCCGTACCTGCCAAG TGCCGATCAGAGTCGAGCCATTCAGATGAGGAGTCCAGCGtagaggaggatgaagatgacCCCATGTCCCTCTCGCCGGCCTCCTCAGCATCCTGCCACCAGCCGCCTCCTCCGCTCCCAGCAGAGAGCTCACCACCGCCCACCTGCCTGCCTGCTAGCCCCTCCCAGTGGAGCGTGGAGGAAGTGTCACAGTTTATTTCCTCACTGCAAG GGTGCGAGGATCTCGCCTCCCAGTTCCTGTCGCAGGAAATTGATGGACaggcgctgctgctgctgaaggagGAGCATCTAATGTCCACCATGAACATCAAGCTTGGCCCTGCCCTCAAGATCTGTGCTCACATCAACAGCCTAAGAGACTGA
- the LOC116312018 gene encoding polyhomeotic-like protein 1 isoform X2 — protein sequence MQNSKISAAAAAASSVLHREEEEDGRKEQQHRAQRRQEARRIVASLGVALQRAAGAGGAGRTRSGDAMETDGEQNQQGASTNGSAPSGTSSRPSPMNSMSLYERQAVQALQALQRQPNAAQYFQQLMLQQQINNAAQLQNLAAVQQVKATLAASRQSSPSSSSSSQTTSTTAVNVTSGSGSTTSSRPMGASATSTISQSVLLSGTAGGQGQMYLRVNRSLRTPIPSQLIFMPGSTATTAVATVAQQPQAQQQQQEVPPTSSASSQSDNNQVQNLAMRGVSGPKGVGVKTEAPERSDSAAYSLVQPSHQSTPQSPTKPSQPQPQPPHIKIPTYPQPTNLKAHPVSSSGASSSSSSSIPLSQLLLHGTRTLTTGTTAPTAAHTLVLTSNATSQPHGYPVGTATIKPAVNAQTLVVQPLQKTSLGAEKSGHGNGPIPIQPKTLQGLRLPLQLPSRNPPPILPAPPPASSSAQPPHTPHIPVQIVGARQSAIGNAQALALARGSCSQDGAAVLSSSSSLLTMVASIASREGGVVGRGVGLKTLQSPQEAPPLAQVSQVHPQANQSSGQSQNGQLASSPASSQPSTVSSPPPSLSRSSLSLHLVTEEQRAASAGVTTNGDSSGGQTPQSKQTTGSLKRKSDSNSANDEHGPSPPRLQPVRDHASAVPANPVDAGSAAAPPPPPPPPPASSPSPVLLVSRGTCGQGERAPPPQAVVKPQVLTHLIEGFVIQEGAEPFPVCGPVKDSAGEDLTNDSPDTNPSETVTTATVLKCEYCKNFAPASQFRGTKRFCSMSCAKSMYWFPRYNVSFRQHFSVRQGHGQRQAQDHSPDRDQSRGHLSNSDDEGGIARRRVPRRTSSEIASAKIAGRPVPAKCRSESSHSDEESSVEEDEDDPMSLSPASSASCHQPPPPLPAESSPPPTCLPASPSQWSVEEVSQFISSLQGCEDLASQFLSQEIDGQALLLLKEEHLMSTMNIKLGPALKICAHINSLRD from the exons ATGCAGAACAGTAAaatcagtgctgctgctgctgccgcttcGAGCGTCctgcacagagaagaagaagaagacgggCGAAAAGAGCAGCAGCACCGGGCACAACGCAGACAAGAAGCCCGGCGGATCGTTGCATCGCTCGGTGTCGCTCTGCAGCGGGCAGCCGGTGCAGGAGGAGCCGGACGAACCCGGAGCGGTGACG CCATGGAGACAGACGGAGAGCAGAACCAGCAGGGGGCCTCGACCAATGGAAGCGCTCCGTCTGGGACGAGCTCCCGCCCCTCTCCCATGAATTCCATGTCTCTGTATGAAAGGCAGGCAGTCCAG GCCCTGCAGGCGTTACAGAGGCAGCCCAATGCCGCTCAGTACTTCCAGCAGCTgatgctgcagcagcagatcaACAACGCAGCACAGCTGCAGAACCTGGCAGCTGTGCAACAGGTAAAG gctaCTCTGGCTGCCAGTCGTCAGTCAAGCCCCTCCAGCAGTAGCTCCTCTCAGACTACCAGCACAACCGCA GTCAATGTAACATCTGGATCAGGATCTACAACCAGCAGCCGTCCGATGGGTGCCTCAGCAACATCCACAATCAGCCAATCAGTGCTGCTGAGTGGGACTGCCGGAGGGCAGGGCCAGATGTACCTGAGA GTGAACCGCTCCCTTAGGACACCTATCCCCTCCCAGCTCATTTTCATGCCCGGCAGCACTGCAACTACTGCTGTGGCAACTGTTGCCCAGCAGCCACAGgctcagcaacagcagcaggaagTGCCTCCGACTTCCTCTGCCAGCAGCCAATCTGATAACAACCAG GTACAGAATCTAGCCATGAGAGGTGTGTCGGGTCCTAAAGGTGTGGGTGTTAAGACTGAAGCCCCAGAGAGAAGTGACTCAG ctgCCTACTCACTGGTCCAGCCCTCTCACCAGTCTACCCCTCAGTCCCCCACCAAACCAAGCCAGCCTCAGCCCCAGCCACCCCACATCAAAATCCCTACCTACCCCCAGCCTACTAATCTCAAAGCTCACCCCGTCTCTTCTTCTGgtgcctcttcttcctcctcatcttccaTCCCTCTCTCCCAGCTCTTACTCCACGGTACTCGAACCCTCACCACAGGAACCACAGCTCCCACAGCAGCACATACTCTGGTCCTGACATCCAACGCCACATCTCAGCCCCACGGGTACCCGGTGGGCACGGCAACCATCAAACCAGCGGTCAACGCTCAGACTCTGGTGGTGCAGCCTCTGCAGAAAACCTCACTCGGTGCTGAGAAATCAGGCCACGGAAACGGACCCATCCCCATCCAACCTAAAACTTTACAGGGGCTCCGCCTGCCCCTCCAGCTTCCTTCAAGGAACCCCCCTCCCATCCTGCCCGCCCCGCCACCTGCCAGCAGCTCCGCCCAGCCTCCCCACACGCCTCACATCCCAGTGCAGATAGTGGGGGCCAGGCAGAGCGCAATTGGAAACGCCCAGGCTCTCGCTCTGGCCCGTGGCAGCTGCAGCCAAGATGGCGCTGCCGTCCTCAGCAGCTCCTCTAGTCTGCTCACCATGGTGGCATCCATCGCTTCCAGGGAGGGTGGAGTCGTCGGCCGAGGGGTGGGGCTGAAGACGCTTCAGTCACCCCAGGAGGCTCCTCCCTTGGCTCAGGTGTCTCAGGTGCATCCGCAAGCCAATCAGAGCTCTGGACAGAGTCAGAACGGACAGCTGGCCTCAAGCCCCGCCTCCTCCCAGCCCTCCACCGTTTCATCTCCTCCCCCCTCACTGTCTcgctcctccctctctctccaccTGGTGACCGAAGAGCAGAGAGCAGCGTCAGCTGGTGTAACCACCAATGGAGACTCATCAGGAGGTCAGACGCCACAG AGTAAACAGACGACTGGCTctctgaaaagaaaatcagactCTAATTCAGCCAACGACGAACATGGCCCCTCGCCTCCACGGCTCCAGCCAGTCAGAGATCATGCCTCGGCCGTCCCAGCCAATCCCGTCGATGCAG gctctgctgctgctcctcctcctcctccaccacctcctcctgcctcctctCCTTCTCCAGTGCTGCTGGTGTCCCGTGGGACTTGTGGTCAGGGTGAGAGAGCTCCGCCACCTCAAGCTGTGGTTAAACCGCAGGTTCTTACACACCTCATAGAGGGCTTTGTGATCCAGGAAGGGGCGGAGCCTTTCCCT GTCTGCGGTCCAGTCAAGGACTCGGCTGGTGAAGATTTGACTAACGACAGTCCAGACACTAACCCGTCGGAGACTGTTACCACAGCAACAG TGCTGAAGTGTGAGTACTGTAAAAACTTTGCTCCTGCCAGCCAGTTCCGAGGCACCAAAAGGTTCTGCTCCATGTCTTGTGCCAAGAG TATGTATTGGTTCCCCAGGTACAACGTCAGCTTCAGGCAGCACTTCAGCGTGCGGCAGGGTCACGGCCAGCGTCAAGCTCAAGATCACTCTCCAGATCGGGATCAGAGCCGCGGACACCTCTCCAACTCGGACGATGAGGGAGGAATCGCCAGGAGGAGGGTTCCCCGTAGGACCAGCTCAGAAATAGCCAGTGCCAAGATAGCAGGGAGGCCCGTACCTGCCAAG TGCCGATCAGAGTCGAGCCATTCAGATGAGGAGTCCAGCGtagaggaggatgaagatgacCCCATGTCCCTCTCGCCGGCCTCCTCAGCATCCTGCCACCAGCCGCCTCCTCCGCTCCCAGCAGAGAGCTCACCACCGCCCACCTGCCTGCCTGCTAGCCCCTCCCAGTGGAGCGTGGAGGAAGTGTCACAGTTTATTTCCTCACTGCAAG GGTGCGAGGATCTCGCCTCCCAGTTCCTGTCGCAGGAAATTGATGGACaggcgctgctgctgctgaaggagGAGCATCTAATGTCCACCATGAACATCAAGCTTGGCCCTGCCCTCAAGATCTGTGCTCACATCAACAGCCTAAGAGACTGA